One Spiroplasma endosymbiont of Nebria brevicollis DNA window includes the following coding sequences:
- a CDS encoding IS1595 family transposase, whose translation MTLKTAWRMGHKIRSAIAKQKPQFIVEGIVQIDEMYLSHMGFKKQGRSLLNKTLIVGIYQKTTNNLIVKVLKNANSKNLLQFARNHMSSKCDVHTDLWKGYRDLKSVFTKHETVNHQNGYVSKTGVNTNQIESVWKHIRRTFKTHIKVAKHHVHLYAKESAYKFNNIPSFETVMLCLI comes from the coding sequence GTGACCTTGAAAACAGCTTGAAGAATGGGTCATAAAATCCGAAGTGCCATTGCTAAACAAAAACCTCAATTCATTGTTGAAGGGATAGTGCAAATAGATGAAATGTATCTTTCACATATGGGTTTTAAAAAACAAGGAAGATCCTTGTTAAACAAAACCTTGATTGTTGGCATTTATCAAAAAACAACCAATAATTTAATTGTGAAAGTATTGAAAAACGCAAACAGTAAAAATCTTTTGCAGTTTGCAAGAAACCACATGTCTTCAAAGTGTGATGTACATACTGATTTGTGAAAAGGATATCGCGATTTGAAATCGGTTTTCACTAAGCATGAAACAGTTAACCATCAAAATGGCTATGTTTCAAAAACTGGTGTAAATACCAACCAAATTGAATCAGTATGAAAACATATACGAAGAACATTTAAAACACATATCAAAGTTGCAAAACATCATGTTCATTTATATGCAAAAGAATCAGCATATAAATTCAATAACATACCTAGTTTTGAAACTGTAATGCTATGTTTGATTTAA
- a CDS encoding Mbov_0401 family ICE element transposase-like protein gives MSWNYREQYQKINQLNLEYIKKRWEKLDLKLFKTRDKSKYMVVDFEKRKRNTIYGVVIYKRRIYKYYNTELNKLVYVCLVDEKLKLPKYKRIGEDIEQNVIAYFADGKRYKDICHTMLQANVNRMTICRIFKKYVIVIQNISKIKLEPNQPIYISIDDGHRKFWEYKRKINKYSMRLVVFYTDNINHTLVNKRASVIIRPNKTVLGAEKTADFILEQGKQFFENFDPAQVIICGDSAGWIKKTAEHLNAKFILDKFHLIKVLYLGIIAGNNGKYYQEYNTCRNFIENGEYDKLLDYLKTLKHKKLKKKYFLNNKEGITNQVCKENIGCFAESNVWHILKSMLGNRTYSIKTYKKMIVFKCQEINLKP, from the coding sequence ATGTCTTGAAATTATCGAGAACAATACCAAAAAATTAATCAATTAAATTTAGAATATATCAAAAAAAGATGAGAAAAACTAGACCTAAAATTATTTAAAACACGAGATAAAAGCAAATATATGGTTGTTGATTTTGAAAAAAGAAAAAGAAACACAATATATGGTGTAGTAATTTATAAACGACGTATTTACAAATATTATAACACAGAATTAAACAAATTAGTATATGTTTGTCTAGTTGATGAAAAACTAAAATTACCTAAATATAAGAGAATTGGAGAAGATATCGAACAAAATGTTATTGCATATTTTGCTGATGGAAAAAGATACAAAGATATTTGTCATACCATGTTACAAGCAAATGTTAATCGTATGACTATTTGTCGTATATTTAAGAAATATGTAATTGTCATACAAAATATTAGTAAAATTAAACTAGAACCAAACCAACCTATTTATATTAGTATTGATGATGGTCATCGAAAATTTTGAGAATACAAGCGTAAAATTAATAAATATTCCATGCGATTAGTAGTATTTTATACAGATAATATTAATCATACATTAGTTAATAAAAGAGCAAGTGTCATTATAAGACCTAATAAAACCGTGCTTGGTGCTGAGAAAACCGCTGACTTTATTTTAGAACAAGGAAAACAATTTTTTGAAAATTTTGACCCAGCACAAGTAATCATTTGTGGTGATAGTGCTGGTTGAATTAAAAAAACTGCTGAACATCTTAATGCTAAATTTATTTTAGATAAATTTCATTTAATTAAAGTATTATATCTTGGCATTATTGCCGGTAATAACGGCAAGTATTATCAAGAATATAATACTTGTAGAAATTTTATTGAAAATGGTGAATATGATAAATTACTTGATTATCTTAAAACTTTAAAACATAAAAAACTAAAGAAAAAATACTTTCTTAATAATAAAGAAGGCATTACTAACCAAGTTTGTAAAGAAAATATTGGTTGTTTTGCTGAAAGTAATGTTTGACATATTTTAAAATCAATGCTTGGTAATCGTACGTATAGTATTAAAACATATAAAAAAATGATTGTCTTTAAATGTCAAGAAATTAATTTAAAACCATAA
- a CDS encoding NfeD family protein, giving the protein MNTETILLIVMWGLLAITCVTIELLTTNLITIWFALGSIVGLIVGAFNVIWYWQIIIFLTTTIITLAVGYPLLQQYIHSKPTLKTNLDGLINQQAEMMNDYPNNHKVPGIAKLDGKTWTVFSTTNDNFKKGEIVLVTSIIGVKLVIKKI; this is encoded by the coding sequence ATGAACACTGAAACTATTTTATTAATTGTGATGTGAGGATTGCTTGCCATCACATGTGTTACTATTGAATTATTAACAACCAATCTAATTACCATTTGATTTGCCCTAGGCAGCATTGTTGGCTTAATTGTTGGCGCTTTTAATGTAATTTGATATTGACAAATTATTATTTTTTTAACAACAACTATTATTACATTAGCAGTTGGTTATCCATTATTACAACAATATATACATAGCAAACCAACCTTAAAAACTAATCTTGATGGATTAATTAACCAACAAGCAGAAATGATGAATGATTATCCTAACAATCATAAAGTACCAGGAATTGCCAAATTAGATGGTAAAACATGAACCGTTTTTAGCACTACTAACGACAATTTTAAAAAAGGTGAAATAGTTTTAGTCACTTCAATTATTGGTGTCAAACTTGTAATTAAAAAAATATAA
- the hpf gene encoding ribosome hibernation-promoting factor, HPF/YfiA family, with translation MQLIIHGKNIKIIDAIHNAIEKNLTHLESKYTKYIKNDMVAKVDIERHSNNTFKISVHIQMLNKNYLQCSVEDYDLYVGIRKILVPLEQQLHRLKTNAKHTGEESVGLIIDKETTVKNTEVIVDISDIPSEDEY, from the coding sequence ATGCAACTTATTATTCATGGCAAAAATATTAAAATAATAGATGCAATTCATAATGCGATTGAGAAAAATTTAACTCATTTAGAATCAAAATATACTAAATATATTAAAAACGATATGGTGGCAAAAGTTGATATTGAAAGACATAGTAATAATACTTTTAAAATTTCAGTTCATATTCAAATGTTAAATAAAAATTATTTACAATGTTCAGTAGAAGATTATGATTTGTATGTTGGTATTAGAAAAATATTAGTACCATTAGAACAACAATTGCATCGTTTAAAAACCAATGCTAAACATACTGGTGAAGAAAGTGTGGGTTTGATTATTGATAAAGAAACAACAGTTAAAAACACAGAAGTAATTGTTGATATTAGTGATATTCCATCTGAAGATGAATATTAA
- a CDS encoding DAK2 domain-containing protein yields the protein MKKMNIKTLKVMLISGANNLYNHHFEVDKLNVFPVPDGDTGTNMNLTMMNGIKELNGKDYETLKELGTTFSRGLIMGARGNSGVILSQIFRGFFQVLIAKENKDSMIDNEDLIKSWRSAQEYAYRAVMKPVEGTILTVVREGTNFISENIDKNKNALFIFEKLLEGMSESLKRTPDLLPILKRVGVVDSGGAGLVYIIEGMVYGLKNGKPIMPKKKLTQDGTKLEMSLNQEDFGYCTEVIVKLSKTNKSDFNLNKTRNDLETMDGQSIVVVDDEDLLKVHVHTLKPGQILNYFQKFGEILKVKIENMTEQAKAHTQTIKPIRKLIHDFALIAAVSGKGVEVFFKEQLNVDHIIAYSSRVNPSTDDFLKAIEAADAKTVFILPNDGNLFLTAEQAKKLEKKSKVFVLPAKNIAHGMRAALNFNREDNPKDNYNNMWSEIKKNVAFGYITVADRDVEIDGVTIEKNHYFGAVNNRKDTKVKIVSSNKDIISTIRGLFSKLIWTGAEIITIFKGKDASKEQLNYVIKILDEDYNIEYEFVSGEQEIYNFLFVVE from the coding sequence ATGAAAAAAATGAATATTAAAACCTTAAAAGTCATGCTTATTAGCGGAGCTAATAATCTTTATAATCACCATTTTGAAGTTGATAAATTAAATGTTTTTCCAGTGCCAGATGGTGATACAGGAACTAATATGAATTTAACTATGATGAATGGAATTAAAGAATTAAATGGCAAAGATTATGAAACATTAAAAGAATTAGGTACTACTTTTTCTCGTGGTTTAATTATGGGTGCTCGTGGCAATTCTGGTGTTATTTTGTCGCAAATTTTTCGTGGTTTTTTTCAAGTGTTAATAGCAAAAGAAAATAAAGATAGTATGATTGATAATGAAGATTTGATTAAATCTTGAAGGAGTGCGCAAGAATATGCATATCGCGCGGTTATGAAACCAGTAGAAGGGACTATTTTAACGGTTGTCAGAGAAGGGACTAATTTTATTAGTGAGAATATTGATAAAAATAAAAATGCTCTCTTTATTTTCGAAAAGTTATTAGAAGGCATGAGTGAGTCACTAAAAAGAACTCCTGACTTATTACCAATCTTAAAAAGGGTTGGTGTTGTAGATTCAGGGGGTGCTGGATTAGTATATATTATTGAAGGTATGGTTTATGGTTTAAAGAATGGTAAACCTATTATGCCAAAGAAAAAATTAACTCAAGATGGTACTAAATTAGAAATGTCATTAAACCAAGAAGATTTTGGATATTGTACAGAAGTAATTGTTAAATTAAGTAAAACTAACAAGTCAGATTTTAATTTAAATAAAACTCGCAATGATTTAGAAACAATGGATGGTCAATCAATTGTTGTTGTAGATGATGAAGACTTACTTAAAGTTCACGTTCATACTTTGAAACCTGGTCAAATTTTAAATTACTTTCAAAAATTTGGTGAAATTTTAAAAGTAAAAATTGAAAATATGACTGAACAAGCTAAAGCCCATACGCAAACTATTAAACCAATTCGTAAATTAATTCATGATTTTGCTTTAATTGCTGCAGTTAGCGGTAAAGGTGTAGAAGTCTTTTTTAAAGAGCAATTAAATGTTGACCATATTATTGCATATTCATCACGTGTTAATCCCTCAACTGATGATTTTTTAAAAGCTATTGAAGCAGCTGATGCCAAAACTGTCTTTATTTTGCCTAATGATGGTAACTTATTCTTAACTGCTGAACAAGCTAAAAAATTGGAAAAAAAATCAAAAGTTTTTGTTTTACCAGCTAAAAACATTGCCCATGGTATGCGTGCTGCTTTAAATTTTAATCGTGAAGACAATCCTAAAGATAACTACAATAATATGTGAAGTGAAATTAAAAAAAATGTAGCATTTGGCTACATTACCGTCGCTGATCGTGATGTTGAAATTGATGGTGTAACTATTGAAAAGAACCATTATTTTGGCGCTGTTAATAATCGTAAAGATACTAAGGTAAAAATTGTTAGTTCTAATAAAGACATAATATCTACCATTCGTGGTTTATTTAGTAAATTAATTTGAACTGGTGCTGAAATCATTACTATTTTTAAAGGCAAGGATGCTTCTAAAGAACAATTAAATTATGTAATTAAGATTTTAGATGAAGATTATAATATTGAATATGAATTTGTGAGTGGTGAACAAGAAATTTATAATTTTTTATTTGTTGTTGAGTAG